In Equus asinus isolate D_3611 breed Donkey chromosome 13, EquAss-T2T_v2, whole genome shotgun sequence, one DNA window encodes the following:
- the PCGF2 gene encoding polycomb group RING finger protein 2 isoform X1: MHRTTRIKITELNPHLMCALCGGYFIDATTIVECLHSFCKTCIVRYLETNKYCPMCDVQVHKTRPLLSIRSDKTLQDIVYKLVPGLFKDEMKRRRDFYAAYPLTEVPNGSNEDRGEVLEQEKGALSDDEIVSLSIEFYEGVRDREEKKGPLENGDGDKEKQTGVRFLRCPAAMTVMHLAKFLRNKMDVPSKYKVEVLYEDEPLKEYYTLMDIAYIYPWRRNGPLPLKYRVQPACKRLTLPTAPTPSEGTNTSGASECESVSDKAPSPATLPATSSSLPSPATPSHGSPSSHGPPATHPTSPTPPSTASGATTAANGGTSNCLQTPSSTSRGRKMTVNGAPVPPLT; the protein is encoded by the exons ATGCATCGGACCACACGGATCAAAATCACAGAGCTGAACCCTCACCTCATGTGTGCCCTCTGCGGGGGGTACTTCATCGATGCCACCACCATCGTGGAGTGCTTGCATTCCT TCTGCAAAACCTGCATCGTGCGCTACCTGGAGACCAACAAGTACTGCCCCATGTGCGATGTGCAGGTCCATAAAACCCGACCGCTGCTGAGCATCAG GTCTGACAAAACCCTCCAAGACATCGTTTACAAATTGGTCCCCGGGCTTTTTAAAG atGAGATGAAACGACGGCGGGATTTCTATGCAGCGTACCCCCTGACAGAAG TCCCCAATGGCTCAAATGAGGACCGTGGTGAGGTTCTGGAGCAGGAGAAGGGGGCTCTGAGCGACGATGAGATAGTCAGCCTCTCCATTGAGTTCTACGAAGGTGTCAG ggACCGGGAGGAGAAGAAGGGTCCCCTGGAGAATGGGGATGGGGACAAGGAGAAG CAGACAGGGGTGCGCTTCCTGCGATGCCCAGCAGCCATGACTGTGATGCATCTTGCCAAGTTTCTCCGCAACAAGATGGATGTGCCCAGCAAGTACAAG GTGGAGGTTCTGTATGAGGACGAGCCACTGAAGGAATACTACACCCTCATGGATATCGCCTACATCTACCCCTGGCGGCGG AACGGCCCTCTCCCCCTCAAGTATCGTGTCCAGCCGGCCTGCAAGCGGCTCACCTTGCCCACAGCACCCACTCCCTCCGAGGGCACCAACACCAGCGGGGCGTCTGAGTGTGAGTCAGTCAGCGACAaggctcccagccctgccaccctgccggccacctcctcctccctgcccagcccagccaccCCCTCCCATGGCTCTCCCAGCTCCCACGGGCCCCCAGCCACCCACCCTacctcccccactcccccttcGACAGCCAGTGGGGCCACCACAGCTGCCAACGGGGGCACCTCGAACTGCCTGCAGACACCATCCTCCACCAGCAGGGGGCGCAAGATGACTGTCAACGGAGCTCCTGTGCCCCCCTTAACTTGA
- the PCGF2 gene encoding polycomb group RING finger protein 2 isoform X3 has protein sequence MHRTTRIKITELNPHLMCALCGGYFIDATTIVECLHSFCKTCIVRYLETNKYCPMCDVQVHKTRPLLSIRSDKTLQDIVYKLVPGLFKDEMKRRRDFYAAYPLTEVPNGSNEDRGEVLEQEKGALSDDEIVSLSIEFYEGVRDREEKKGPLENGDGDKEKQTGVRFLRCPAAMTVMHLAKFLRNKMDVPSKYKVEVLYEDEPLKEYYTLMDIAYIYPWRRNGPLPLKYRVQPACKRLTLPTAPTPSEGTNTSGASESSGATTAANGGTSNCLQTPSSTSRGRKMTVNGAPVPPLT, from the exons ATGCATCGGACCACACGGATCAAAATCACAGAGCTGAACCCTCACCTCATGTGTGCCCTCTGCGGGGGGTACTTCATCGATGCCACCACCATCGTGGAGTGCTTGCATTCCT TCTGCAAAACCTGCATCGTGCGCTACCTGGAGACCAACAAGTACTGCCCCATGTGCGATGTGCAGGTCCATAAAACCCGACCGCTGCTGAGCATCAG GTCTGACAAAACCCTCCAAGACATCGTTTACAAATTGGTCCCCGGGCTTTTTAAAG atGAGATGAAACGACGGCGGGATTTCTATGCAGCGTACCCCCTGACAGAAG TCCCCAATGGCTCAAATGAGGACCGTGGTGAGGTTCTGGAGCAGGAGAAGGGGGCTCTGAGCGACGATGAGATAGTCAGCCTCTCCATTGAGTTCTACGAAGGTGTCAG ggACCGGGAGGAGAAGAAGGGTCCCCTGGAGAATGGGGATGGGGACAAGGAGAAG CAGACAGGGGTGCGCTTCCTGCGATGCCCAGCAGCCATGACTGTGATGCATCTTGCCAAGTTTCTCCGCAACAAGATGGATGTGCCCAGCAAGTACAAG GTGGAGGTTCTGTATGAGGACGAGCCACTGAAGGAATACTACACCCTCATGGATATCGCCTACATCTACCCCTGGCGGCGG AACGGCCCTCTCCCCCTCAAGTATCGTGTCCAGCCGGCCTGCAAGCGGCTCACCTTGCCCACAGCACCCACTCCCTCCGAGGGCACCAACACCAGCGGGGCGTCTGAGT CCAGTGGGGCCACCACAGCTGCCAACGGGGGCACCTCGAACTGCCTGCAGACACCATCCTCCACCAGCAGGGGGCGCAAGATGACTGTCAACGGAGCTCCTGTGCCCCCCTTAACTTGA
- the PCGF2 gene encoding polycomb group RING finger protein 2 isoform X2 translates to MHRTTRIKITELNPHLMCALCGGYFIDATTIVECLHSFCKTCIVRYLETNKYCPMCDVQVHKTRPLLSIRSDKTLQDIVYKLVPGLFKDEMKRRRDFYAAYPLTEVPNGSNEDRGEVLEQEKGALSDDEIVSLSIEFYEGVRDREEKKGPLENGDGDKEKTGVRFLRCPAAMTVMHLAKFLRNKMDVPSKYKVEVLYEDEPLKEYYTLMDIAYIYPWRRNGPLPLKYRVQPACKRLTLPTAPTPSEGTNTSGASECESVSDKAPSPATLPATSSSLPSPATPSHGSPSSHGPPATHPTSPTPPSTASGATTAANGGTSNCLQTPSSTSRGRKMTVNGAPVPPLT, encoded by the exons ATGCATCGGACCACACGGATCAAAATCACAGAGCTGAACCCTCACCTCATGTGTGCCCTCTGCGGGGGGTACTTCATCGATGCCACCACCATCGTGGAGTGCTTGCATTCCT TCTGCAAAACCTGCATCGTGCGCTACCTGGAGACCAACAAGTACTGCCCCATGTGCGATGTGCAGGTCCATAAAACCCGACCGCTGCTGAGCATCAG GTCTGACAAAACCCTCCAAGACATCGTTTACAAATTGGTCCCCGGGCTTTTTAAAG atGAGATGAAACGACGGCGGGATTTCTATGCAGCGTACCCCCTGACAGAAG TCCCCAATGGCTCAAATGAGGACCGTGGTGAGGTTCTGGAGCAGGAGAAGGGGGCTCTGAGCGACGATGAGATAGTCAGCCTCTCCATTGAGTTCTACGAAGGTGTCAG ggACCGGGAGGAGAAGAAGGGTCCCCTGGAGAATGGGGATGGGGACAAGGAGAAG ACAGGGGTGCGCTTCCTGCGATGCCCAGCAGCCATGACTGTGATGCATCTTGCCAAGTTTCTCCGCAACAAGATGGATGTGCCCAGCAAGTACAAG GTGGAGGTTCTGTATGAGGACGAGCCACTGAAGGAATACTACACCCTCATGGATATCGCCTACATCTACCCCTGGCGGCGG AACGGCCCTCTCCCCCTCAAGTATCGTGTCCAGCCGGCCTGCAAGCGGCTCACCTTGCCCACAGCACCCACTCCCTCCGAGGGCACCAACACCAGCGGGGCGTCTGAGTGTGAGTCAGTCAGCGACAaggctcccagccctgccaccctgccggccacctcctcctccctgcccagcccagccaccCCCTCCCATGGCTCTCCCAGCTCCCACGGGCCCCCAGCCACCCACCCTacctcccccactcccccttcGACAGCCAGTGGGGCCACCACAGCTGCCAACGGGGGCACCTCGAACTGCCTGCAGACACCATCCTCCACCAGCAGGGGGCGCAAGATGACTGTCAACGGAGCTCCTGTGCCCCCCTTAACTTGA
- the PCGF2 gene encoding polycomb group RING finger protein 2 isoform X4: protein MHRTTRIKITELNPHLMCALCGGYFIDATTIVECLHSFCKTCIVRYLETNKYCPMCDVQVHKTRPLLSIRSDKTLQDIVYKLVPGLFKDEMKRRRDFYAAYPLTEVPNGSNEDRGEVLEQEKGALSDDEIVSLSIEFYEGVRDREEKKGPLENGDGDKEKTGVRFLRCPAAMTVMHLAKFLRNKMDVPSKYKVEVLYEDEPLKEYYTLMDIAYIYPWRRNGPLPLKYRVQPACKRLTLPTAPTPSEGTNTSGASESSGATTAANGGTSNCLQTPSSTSRGRKMTVNGAPVPPLT from the exons ATGCATCGGACCACACGGATCAAAATCACAGAGCTGAACCCTCACCTCATGTGTGCCCTCTGCGGGGGGTACTTCATCGATGCCACCACCATCGTGGAGTGCTTGCATTCCT TCTGCAAAACCTGCATCGTGCGCTACCTGGAGACCAACAAGTACTGCCCCATGTGCGATGTGCAGGTCCATAAAACCCGACCGCTGCTGAGCATCAG GTCTGACAAAACCCTCCAAGACATCGTTTACAAATTGGTCCCCGGGCTTTTTAAAG atGAGATGAAACGACGGCGGGATTTCTATGCAGCGTACCCCCTGACAGAAG TCCCCAATGGCTCAAATGAGGACCGTGGTGAGGTTCTGGAGCAGGAGAAGGGGGCTCTGAGCGACGATGAGATAGTCAGCCTCTCCATTGAGTTCTACGAAGGTGTCAG ggACCGGGAGGAGAAGAAGGGTCCCCTGGAGAATGGGGATGGGGACAAGGAGAAG ACAGGGGTGCGCTTCCTGCGATGCCCAGCAGCCATGACTGTGATGCATCTTGCCAAGTTTCTCCGCAACAAGATGGATGTGCCCAGCAAGTACAAG GTGGAGGTTCTGTATGAGGACGAGCCACTGAAGGAATACTACACCCTCATGGATATCGCCTACATCTACCCCTGGCGGCGG AACGGCCCTCTCCCCCTCAAGTATCGTGTCCAGCCGGCCTGCAAGCGGCTCACCTTGCCCACAGCACCCACTCCCTCCGAGGGCACCAACACCAGCGGGGCGTCTGAGT CCAGTGGGGCCACCACAGCTGCCAACGGGGGCACCTCGAACTGCCTGCAGACACCATCCTCCACCAGCAGGGGGCGCAAGATGACTGTCAACGGAGCTCCTGTGCCCCCCTTAACTTGA
- the PCGF2 gene encoding polycomb group RING finger protein 2 isoform X5: MHRTTRIKITELNPHLMCALCGGYFIDATTIVECLHSFCKTCIVRYLETNKYCPMCDVQVHKTRPLLSIRSDKTLQDIVYKLVPGLFKDEMKRRRDFYAAYPLTEVPNGSNEDRGEVLEQEKGALSDDEIVSLSIEFYEGVRDREEKKGPLENGDGDKEKQTGVRFLRCPAAMTVMHLAKFLRNKMDVPSKYKVEVLYEDEPLKEYYTLMDIAYIYPWRRNGPLPLKYRVQPACKRLTLPTAPTPSEGTNTSGASELGPPQLPTGAPRTACRHHPPPAGGAR, translated from the exons ATGCATCGGACCACACGGATCAAAATCACAGAGCTGAACCCTCACCTCATGTGTGCCCTCTGCGGGGGGTACTTCATCGATGCCACCACCATCGTGGAGTGCTTGCATTCCT TCTGCAAAACCTGCATCGTGCGCTACCTGGAGACCAACAAGTACTGCCCCATGTGCGATGTGCAGGTCCATAAAACCCGACCGCTGCTGAGCATCAG GTCTGACAAAACCCTCCAAGACATCGTTTACAAATTGGTCCCCGGGCTTTTTAAAG atGAGATGAAACGACGGCGGGATTTCTATGCAGCGTACCCCCTGACAGAAG TCCCCAATGGCTCAAATGAGGACCGTGGTGAGGTTCTGGAGCAGGAGAAGGGGGCTCTGAGCGACGATGAGATAGTCAGCCTCTCCATTGAGTTCTACGAAGGTGTCAG ggACCGGGAGGAGAAGAAGGGTCCCCTGGAGAATGGGGATGGGGACAAGGAGAAG CAGACAGGGGTGCGCTTCCTGCGATGCCCAGCAGCCATGACTGTGATGCATCTTGCCAAGTTTCTCCGCAACAAGATGGATGTGCCCAGCAAGTACAAG GTGGAGGTTCTGTATGAGGACGAGCCACTGAAGGAATACTACACCCTCATGGATATCGCCTACATCTACCCCTGGCGGCGG AACGGCCCTCTCCCCCTCAAGTATCGTGTCCAGCCGGCCTGCAAGCGGCTCACCTTGCCCACAGCACCCACTCCCTCCGAGGGCACCAACACCAGCGGGGCGTCTGAGT TGGGGCCACCACAGCTGCCAACGGGGGCACCTCGAACTGCCTGCAGACACCATCCTCCACCAGCAGGGGGCGCAAGATGA
- the PCGF2 gene encoding polycomb group RING finger protein 2 isoform X6 — protein MHRTTRIKITELNPHLMCALCGGYFIDATTIVECLHSFCKTCIVRYLETNKYCPMCDVQVHKTRPLLSIRSDKTLQDIVYKLVPGLFKDEMKRRRDFYAAYPLTEVPNGSNEDRGEVLEQEKGALSDDEIVSLSIEFYEGVRDREEKKGPLENGDGDKEKTGVRFLRCPAAMTVMHLAKFLRNKMDVPSKYKVEVLYEDEPLKEYYTLMDIAYIYPWRRNGPLPLKYRVQPACKRLTLPTAPTPSEGTNTSGASELGPPQLPTGAPRTACRHHPPPAGGAR, from the exons ATGCATCGGACCACACGGATCAAAATCACAGAGCTGAACCCTCACCTCATGTGTGCCCTCTGCGGGGGGTACTTCATCGATGCCACCACCATCGTGGAGTGCTTGCATTCCT TCTGCAAAACCTGCATCGTGCGCTACCTGGAGACCAACAAGTACTGCCCCATGTGCGATGTGCAGGTCCATAAAACCCGACCGCTGCTGAGCATCAG GTCTGACAAAACCCTCCAAGACATCGTTTACAAATTGGTCCCCGGGCTTTTTAAAG atGAGATGAAACGACGGCGGGATTTCTATGCAGCGTACCCCCTGACAGAAG TCCCCAATGGCTCAAATGAGGACCGTGGTGAGGTTCTGGAGCAGGAGAAGGGGGCTCTGAGCGACGATGAGATAGTCAGCCTCTCCATTGAGTTCTACGAAGGTGTCAG ggACCGGGAGGAGAAGAAGGGTCCCCTGGAGAATGGGGATGGGGACAAGGAGAAG ACAGGGGTGCGCTTCCTGCGATGCCCAGCAGCCATGACTGTGATGCATCTTGCCAAGTTTCTCCGCAACAAGATGGATGTGCCCAGCAAGTACAAG GTGGAGGTTCTGTATGAGGACGAGCCACTGAAGGAATACTACACCCTCATGGATATCGCCTACATCTACCCCTGGCGGCGG AACGGCCCTCTCCCCCTCAAGTATCGTGTCCAGCCGGCCTGCAAGCGGCTCACCTTGCCCACAGCACCCACTCCCTCCGAGGGCACCAACACCAGCGGGGCGTCTGAGT TGGGGCCACCACAGCTGCCAACGGGGGCACCTCGAACTGCCTGCAGACACCATCCTCCACCAGCAGGGGGCGCAAGATGA
- the PSMB3 gene encoding proteasome subunit beta type-3: protein MSIMSYNGGAVMAMKGKNCVAIAADRRFGIQAQMVTTDFQKIFPMGDRLYIGLAGLATDVQTVAQRLKFRLNLYELKEGRQIKPQTLMSMVANLLYEKRFGPYYTEPVIAGLDPKTFKPFICSLDLIGCPMVTDDFVVSGTCTEQMYGMCESLWEPNMDPEHLFETISQAMLNAVDRDAVSGMGVIVHIIEKDKITTRTLKARMD from the exons ATG TCTATTATGTCCTATAACGGAGGGGCCGTCATGGCCATGAAGGGGAAGAACTGTGTGGCCATCGCTGCCGACAGGCGCTTCGGGATCCAGGCTCAGATGGTGACCACGGACTTCCAGAAGATCTTTCCCATGGGCGACCGGCTGTACATCGGCTTGGCCGGACTCGCCACCGACGTCCAGACAGT TGCCCAGCGCCTCAAGTTTCGGCTGAACCTTTATGAGCTGAAGGAAGGTCGGCAGATCAAGCCTCAAACCCTCATGAGCATGGTGGCCAACCTCTTGTACGAGAAACG GTTTGGCCCCTACTACACTGAGCCAGTCATTGCGGGGTTGGACCCGAAGACCTTTAAGCCCTTCATCTGCTCTCTAGACCTCATCGGCTGCCCCATGGTGACTGACGACTTTGTAGTCAGTGGCACTTGCACAGAACAAATGTACGGGATGTGCGAGTCCCTCTGGGAGCCCAACATG GATCCAGAACACCTGTTTGAAACCATCTCACAAGCCATGCTGAATGCCGTGGACCGGGATGCAGTGTCAGGCATGGGAGTCATCGTCCACATCAT tgAGAAGGACAAAATCACCACCAGGACACTGAAGGCCCGAATGGACTAA